ATCAACAAGGTGACGCGCAACCGCTGCCAGTTCTGCCGCCTCCAGAAGTGCTTCGAGGTCGGCATGTCCAAGGAAGGTGCGccggggtcctggggggggggggggtcccgagGCGGGGGGGACACCAccgtccccccccgctccgccggGCATCACCGATGTCCCTCTGGGTCcgtccctgcagggctgggcaccCTCACGGTGGGGATGTCCCTGTCCCttgggaggatttggggggggggcgggcaggcagggctggtgaTGCCCCTGGAGGTGGGGGGGTTGGCTTGGCCGGTGCcccccccagggtggggggccTTGGCATCCCCTCCGGCTGCATTGTGCTATATGTGGATATCCTGCTGACGCATCCTGTCCGCGCGCCCCGGtgaaaggaggggggggggggggggccaggaAACACcgcctggggagggggtggggggcacccccaaatcccctcctGATcctccatccccccccccccccgcagccgtCCGTAACGACAGGaacaagaagaagaaggaggtgAAGGAGGAGGTGACGGCCGAGAGCTACGAGCTGAGCCcggagctggaggagctggtgcAGAAGGTCAGCAGAGCCCACCAGGAgaccttcccctccctctgccagcTGGGCAAATACACCACGGTGAGCacccggggagggggcaccgggggcggggggggggacccccaccACCCTCAGACCCGTAGTTGAGGCCCCTTGCTTGTCTGTCCGTCCCCCTCGCCAAGAACTCGAGCGCTGACCACCGGGTGCAGCTGGACCTGGGGCTGTGGGACAAGTTCAGCGAGTTGGCCACCAAGTGCATCATCAAAATCGTGGAGTTCGCCAAGCGCCTGCCCGGCTTCACCGCCCTCAGCATGGCCGACCAGATCACCCTCCTCAAGGCCGCGTGCCTCGATATCCTGGTGAGGGTCCGGGGCGGAGGGGAGGTCAGGGGGGTGCCACACAGGGGTCctgaccgcccccccccccccccggccacgTCCGTCCCCCGTAGATGCTGCGGATCTGCACGCGCTACACGCCGGAGCAGGACACCATGACCTTCTCGGACGGGCTGACGCTGAATCGGACGCAGATGCACAACGCCGGCTTCGGGCCCCTCACCGACCTCGTCTTCGCCTTCGCCGGGCAGCTGCTGCCCCTCCAGATGGACGACACCGAGACCGGGCTGCTCAGCGCCATCTGCCTCATCTGCGGAGgtgggggactgggggggacacacacagggGGTCCTCCAGGCCAGGAGGTAGCAGGGACACGGGCACCTCTGGctcaggaggcagctgggacgtggggacatggggacctCCAGGCCAGGAGGACGTGGGGACATGGAGGAGCTCCAGGCTAGGATGCAgcagggatgtggggacacggggaccccCGGTCCAGGAGGTAGCAGGGACGTGGAGATGCAGGACCCCTGGTCCAGGAGGTggcagggacacggggaccTGTCTTCCAGGAGGtactggggacatggggacctCCAAATCGGGAGGCAGCGGGGACGTAGGGACATGGGGACCtccagggcaggaggcagcgggGACGTAGGGACATGGGGACCTCCAGGGCAGGAGGACGTGGGGACATGGAGGAGCTCCAGGCTAGGATGCAGCAGGGACGTGGGGATGCGGGACCCCCGGTCCAGGAGGTGTCAGGGACACGGGGACCTGTCTTCCAGGAGGtactggggacatggggacctCCAGATCAGGGGGcagtggggacgtggggacatggggacctCCAGGGCAGGAGGACGTGGGGACATGGAGAAGCTCCAGGCTAGGATGCAGCAGGgacgtggggacacggggaccccCGGTCCAGGAGGTAGCAGGGACGTGGGGATGCGGGACCCCCGGTCCAGGAGGTggcagggacacggggaccTGTCTTCCAGGAGGtactggggacatggggacctCCGGATCAGGAGGCAgcggggacgtggggacatggggacctCCAGGGCAGGAGGACGTGGGGACATGGAGAAGCTCCAGGCTAGGATGCAGCAGGGACGTGGGGATGCGGGACCCCCGGTCCAGGAGGTAGCAGGGACGTGGAGATGCAGGACCCCTGGTCCAGGAGGTggcagggacacggggaccTGTCTTCCAGGAGGtactggggacatggggacatggggacctCCAGATCAGGGggcagtggggatggggggacatggggacctCCAGGCCAGGAGGACGTGGGATCATCATGGAAGAGCTCCAGGCTAGGATGCAGTGGGGACGCGGGACCCCCGGTCCAGGAGGTGGCAGGGACGTGGGGGTCTCGGGATGATGGGGCAGCAAGGACACGGGGACCTCAGGGCCAGGAGGAAGCAGGGACAAGGGGACGCAGGGACCTGCGGATCAGGAGGACGTGGGGACATCGGGACCACCAggccaggaggcagctgggacaCGGGACCTCCGGATCAGGAGGCAGTGGGGACGCCAGGGACACCCTGCGGGATTCGGGGCTCAGGGACGGGTGTCAGACGAGGGGCCACAGAGGACGGAAAGGGGGTGACCGGGGCtggtgacacccccccccaccatgtgtgtcccccccccccgtccagACCGCATGGACCTGGAGGAGCCGGAGAAGGTGGAGAAGCTGCAGGAGCCGCTGCTGGAAGCGCTGAAGGTTTacgcgcgccgacgccggcccCGCCAGCCCCACATGTTCCCCCGAATGCTCATGAAGATCACCGACCTGCGTGGCATCAGCACCAAGGGTGAgggggggacccccaggaccccccccccccccaaaggccTGGGAGGGTCCTGGAagggagaggggtgggggaaggttgCGGGGGGAAAAATTTGGGGTGCTCAGAGGGGCTTGTTCGTGGGGGGAAGCTGGCGGCGGGGAGATGGTGGGGGGGTGCTCGCCAGGGGGGGGGGAACTCTTGTGGGTGGGGGGTGCTCGGAGGGGCTCGCtcacggggggggggaagctcaCGGGGATGATGTTCACGAGGGGGGATGCTCGCGGGGAAACGTAGGGGGGAAATTTGGGGGGATGCTTGGAGGGGCTTGTTCATGGGGGGGGGAAACTTGtaggtggggggggggctcggagGGGCTGGCTCCTGGGGTGGGAAGGTGGCAGGGAAGCTCGTGTGGgggctgttttgggggggggggtgctgggggggagctCCTGGTGATGCTTGCGGGGAAGGTGCTCGGAGGGGCTTGCTTTTTGGGGGAAGCTCGCAGGGTGGGGGGCTTGCTTGTGGGGGGGGGTTTGAAGCtcacggggggggggcacggctgTCAGCTGAcgggggggggtcccgcagGCGCAGAGCGAGCCATCACGCTGAAGATGGAGATCCCGGGGCCGATGCCCCCCCTCATCCGGGAGATGCTGGAGAACCCCGAGATGttccaggaggaggaggcggcgcagccccccccacccccagagccccccgccgcccaggacagcccccccggcccccccgctTCCCTATAGccccctgcctgtgctgggggttgggggggggagagccaCCATAACCCCCCCACCGGGGTTGGACATTCACAACTGCCTTCCAGGGCCCCCTCTCCTTGCTCCGGGGAGGGGGAACCCCCATGGtgtgcgccccccccccccaaacttggggggggggctccagAGACTGACGGAGCCGGCCCGGGGGGGACCCCGTGGCAGAGCTATTGCCTTAAGCTGGGGGGCCCAGAggggcccccccaccccaacctcAGCTTCACGCCAAAgccctaccccccccccccagccctgctacAGCCCCCCCACCCttgtattggggggggggatttgagGGGGGGGGCAACGATGGACAGAAAttgcctcccccctccccaaattaaTGCCTGACACCCCCCGGGGTGCCCCCCCCTGCTACGCACCTCCCCCTCGTcaaaccgggggggggggggggggcccaggcATCCGGGACTTTATTTATTGGAGACAGGGTGGatttggaggggggggcacccccattccctcccccccccccccccccccgggcactgctggggcacaggcaggaccccccccccccattctgAGGGGGGCATTTTATTTGctggtttattttatatttggggggtgggggggtggggcgCCGcttctgggttttgctttttgacgctgttggggtggggggaccccaaaatcccccccctgctctcccccccccccccccggcacagAACACTATAGAGACCAAAGATGAGGGGCACAAGGTGACCCCCCCTAGACCCCCCCAGTATTGCCAGGGGGGGTCTCAAGCCATAGTCACAGTGACCCCAATGCCATGGGGGGGCCCATGcctggtgccccccccccagggcagctttggggggggaggggtgtaTCACACCCCAACTGCCCCCCGGGAccaaactgccccccccccccaaatgtctGTTActcccagcctggctggatGGGGAGGGTccctggccccccccccaatttgcccccccccccccaatttagGGGTGCACAGCCCTCGGGGGGGGCCTGTTACACTACACgggggggtgccccccccccggggcagcaCTTTTCGCCTGTTATTTATTCCTTTGCGTTTACACCGGGGtccccccggcccggggggggggtagacccccgccgctgccccctgccaccccccccccggtgtccgagctgtccccccccccctcttgCCGGGGGGGGCCCTTCTGCCATGTTTACAgcccacccgcccccccccctttcgCTGGGGGAGGGGACACGGgacttttctatttttgcaaaataaagtgatggaaatttgggggggggtcctggtgtcgtgggggggagcgggggaggcgctgggggggggacacacacacacgggaCTCTTGGAACCAGGGGGGGACCCCGAGATGATGGGGGACCCCCCCTCGAGGATGATTGCGGacacccctgccccccccccccccttggggagagttggggaccccccccaacccttgGGAACagttggggaccccccccagggatAAGGGGGGGCACCTCTAGgataacggggggggggggcacagggataAGGGGGGCACCCCCAAGACaacggggacccccccggggtggggggggggcccccaaccccgttccccccccccagtggccAGTGCACCCCTCGTACcgccgacccccccccccccggggacctcccccccccccatacccccccggcccccccccctaAGGTtacccctccccacccccgcccgggggcaggatgcggccccgcccccccccccggggagccgccccccccccccccggggagccgcccccccccatgtcgtcccgtccccccccccggccgcctcCCAGTAGCGCCGGGGCCAtggggcggccgggggggctcctgctgctgccgctgctgctggcggccccggggggggccggggaaggtaaaggggattttttttggggggggggggggggtcccttccTCCACCCTaagcaccctgaccccccccccccccccgggtgtcCCCAGGGTCTTGCGAGCCGCAGGCGTCCTGCGAGGCGTGTGTCCGCTCCCACCCGCGATGCGCCTGGTGCGAGCACCCggtgagtggggggggggacacccccccccccccgatcgacacccaccccccctcctcaccctgacccccccccccacctgcagAGCTCAAGGTTTTGGGGGTTCCCCACCATACTGGGGGGCGTTGtggcccggggagggggggggtcgtggctggggggggggtcacagtGTGGCTTTGGGGGGGTcgcggggtggggtgggggagtgggGTGCGCTGGGGGTCGCCTTGAGATGGGGGGTCCCCCTGAGATGTGGGGTGCCCGTGTCCCATGGGGGGGTTCCATGCGGTCCCCAtttccctggggggggggtcgtggCCGTGGGGGGGTCACAGTGTGGCTTTGGGGGGGTCGCAGGCTGGGGGAGTGGGGTGCGTGGGGGTCCCCCTGAGATGTGGGGTCCCCCCGAGATGTGGGGTGCCCGTGTCCCATGGGGGGGGTTCCATGCGGTCCCCAtttcccggggggggggtcgtggCCGTGGGGGGGTCACAGTGTGGCTTTGGGGGACTCGCAGggtgggggagtggggtgggttGGGGTGCGTGGGGGTCCCCCTGAGATGTGGGGTCCCCCCGAGATGTGGGGTCCCCGTGTCCCATGGGGGGGGTTCCATGCGGTCCCCATTTcccgtggggggggggaatcaccgTGTCCTGGGGGGTCCCCACGAAGACCCCATGTCcgtgggggggtccctggggtccccgtggggctgcagcatcctgttgcaggagggggggggcgggggggggctggtgtCCCTTTGGgtggggtgccggggggggggtgtcccagcctg
This window of the Buteo buteo chromosome 17, bButBut1.hap1.1, whole genome shotgun sequence genome carries:
- the RARG gene encoding retinoic acid receptor gamma, producing MYDCLEALAGPRRLHDVTNRGACALRKAGYGPRCGALPPFAWPPPARRAVETQSRSSEEMVPSSPSPPPPPRVYKPCFVCSDKSSGYHYGVSSCEGCKGFFRRSIQKNMVYTCHRDKNCQINKVTRNRCQFCRLQKCFEVGMSKEAVRNDRNKKKKEVKEEVTAESYELSPELEELVQKVSRAHQETFPSLCQLGKYTTNSSADHRVQLDLGLWDKFSELATKCIIKIVEFAKRLPGFTALSMADQITLLKAACLDILMLRICTRYTPEQDTMTFSDGLTLNRTQMHNAGFGPLTDLVFAFAGQLLPLQMDDTETGLLSAICLICGDRMDLEEPEKVEKLQEPLLEALKVYARRRRPRQPHMFPRMLMKITDLRGISTKGAERAITLKMEIPGPMPPLIREMLENPEMFQEEEAAQPPPPPEPPAAQDSPPGPPASL